Proteins encoded within one genomic window of Gloeobacter kilaueensis JS1:
- a CDS encoding nuclease-related domain-containing protein, with the protein MLRRFVGRLRDVLGQSLVALARFSMALVFLAAILSLYGGLLLWIAGWFQAVYLKEWGALAWQGGTRISALLLNLNGFYTFPSGFRLPLAPLAGGVFLLGVGATLLQPSKLFLRLYLLNLGGAALIAATAGGIRLFLKTAVPPLPVAYLYLTVVGLVLAVCLLGGPFEWFQEAYRWQWKTVAIKNPAWRPDNRNREQVRLEHRVSNPDPYDAQVGRLLVSQLTVEGILLTGVSVPYKNDILRLDNVLLCDRGVFVIEGKSYTGTIEGNLNNVWRTSTGDPIKSSRGNNPLQQCDAQVLALKNFFAKQGFEVFIKGIVLFPDRARFAIEGAGVDVLAYSTAVPVFHEQQLIEAINTFRPPGRSLSRAQLTRMADAIL; encoded by the coding sequence ATGCTGAGGCGCTTCGTTGGGCGATTGCGCGACGTTCTGGGGCAGTCGCTGGTTGCTCTGGCCCGCTTTTCGATGGCACTGGTCTTTCTGGCAGCCATCCTGTCGCTGTACGGCGGATTGTTGCTCTGGATTGCCGGGTGGTTTCAGGCGGTCTACCTCAAGGAGTGGGGGGCACTGGCCTGGCAGGGCGGTACGCGCATCAGCGCTTTGCTGCTGAATTTGAATGGTTTTTATACCTTTCCCTCCGGCTTCAGGTTGCCGCTTGCTCCGCTGGCAGGGGGGGTATTTCTCCTCGGTGTAGGGGCGACGCTGCTGCAGCCCTCGAAGCTCTTTTTGCGGTTGTATCTCTTAAATCTGGGTGGAGCAGCCTTGATCGCTGCCACCGCTGGGGGGATTCGTTTGTTTTTGAAAACCGCCGTCCCGCCGCTGCCCGTCGCCTACCTCTACCTGACTGTGGTGGGGCTAGTGCTGGCGGTCTGTCTTCTGGGAGGTCCGTTTGAATGGTTTCAAGAGGCATATCGCTGGCAGTGGAAAACCGTCGCGATTAAAAATCCGGCCTGGCGGCCTGACAACCGTAACCGCGAACAGGTCCGCCTTGAGCACCGGGTGAGCAATCCCGATCCCTACGATGCCCAGGTTGGCAGGTTGCTCGTGAGCCAGCTCACCGTCGAGGGCATTCTACTGACCGGCGTGAGCGTTCCTTACAAGAACGACATCCTGCGCCTGGACAATGTGCTGCTGTGCGACCGGGGCGTCTTTGTGATCGAGGGCAAAAGCTACACCGGTACGATCGAGGGCAATCTCAACAATGTCTGGCGCACCAGCACCGGCGATCCGATCAAATCCAGCCGTGGCAACAATCCACTCCAGCAGTGCGACGCTCAGGTGCTGGCCCTCAAGAACTTTTTTGCCAAACAGGGCTTCGAGGTTTTTATCAAGGGCATTGTGCTCTTTCCCGACCGGGCCCGCTTTGCGATCGAAGGCGCTGGCGTCGATGTTCTGGCCTACAGCACCGCTGTGCCTGTATTTCACGAGCAGCAACTGATCGAGGCGATCAACACGTTCAGGCCACCTGGCAGATCGCTTTCAAGAGCGCAGTTAACGCGCATGGCCGATGCAATCTTGTGA